TTGCTCAGCACCACCTGATGCTCCAGCGGCACGACGCTGAGCACCCGCACGCCAGACCTGTGCTCGATGTTCAACGTGATCAGCCGGGCTTCGTCAAACAGGCTGCACCCCTGCAACGACGACTCCCCCTTGAGCAGCGCCTTGGACAGCGGTGGACGCTCATAAGGCAGGTGCACCTCGTCGCCGATCAACACGATGCGCCCGGCGAACCCGGCCTCGCGCAGGGTCAGCGCCGCACGTCCACCCGCATGCCCGGCACCGATGATGACCATGGGCTGGATCACGCTGGCATCCATGTGCCCTGCACCGCTCACGCGCTTGCTCCTGAAGTGTCGAGCAGCACCTTGCCCGCCTCGATTTTTACCGGGTAAGTGCGCAGGTTCACGCAGACCGGCGCACCTTTGGCCTGTCCGGTGCGGTAGTCGAAGCGGCCGTTGTGCTTGGGGCACTCGATGATGAAATCCATCACCAGCCCGTCCGCCAGGTGGATTTTCTCGTGAGTGCACAGCCCGTCCGTGGCGAAGTAATCGCTGTCGGCAGAGCGGTACACGGCATAGGTTTTGTCCTGATGATCGAAGCGGATAACGTCTTCTTCGTCGATGTCATCCACGCGGCAAACTTCAACCCATTGATCGCTCATGGTTGTTCTCTCTTGTTATGGAACGCTTGTTACGGAATGCGGCGGTTTCTGGAGATCTTTAACCGAACACGGACTGCGCGGGTTCAGCCGACGCTGTTGTGGGTGTTTCAGGCTCTTTGACCGGGCGCTTGATGAAGTAGGTCGGGTCTTTACGTTGTTTCAACAGCGCCGGAATGATTTCCCGGTACGCCTCGATCACACTTTTATAAGGAGGGGGGCAATCGGCTTTTATTTCTTCATGAAGTTGCGCCAGTGAGTAATACGGCACCATCGGGAACATGTGATGTTCCAGGTGGTAGTTCATGTCCGAATAGAAAAAGCGAAACACCGGGTTCATGTAGATCGTGCGGCAGTTCTTGCGGTGGTCCAGTTCATCCTCCGCCAGGCCCACGTGCTGTGTAAGACCGAAGATATAGCTCAGCCAGCCGCCGTACAGCGTCGGCAGCAGCACGAACATCAGCGGCAGCCATGTGTGAAAGTACACCGCGCTGACAATGACCAGCCCATTGATTGCCAGCCAGATACGTGCGGTGCGGTAGACCTTCGGCCACTCCGATTCTGGAATGAAGGTTCTTTCTTCAGCATTGATCTTGCCGGCCGCGTGCAGGAACAGCGCCTTGAAGATGCCGTACACATGGGGCAGCGAGAACAGCTTGAGCAACATCATCCCCAGGCGCGGCGGGCGCGGCTCGACGATTTCCGGATCACGCCCCACGATGATGGTGTCGGTGTGGTGCCGCGCGTGGCTCCAGCGCCAGACCTGCGGTTCGTACATGACCATGAAGCAGGCGAGCTGGTAGACGGCATCGTTCATCCAGCGGGTCTTGAACGCCGTGCCATGCCCCGTTTCATGCCAGCGCGAGTTGGCGGCGGTGCCGTACAGCAAGCCGTAGACGAAGAAGAACGGCGCGCACGCCACGCTTCCCCAGAACACATACCCGCCAATGCCACAGGCGATCATCCCGATCAGCCAGATGGCCGTGTCGCGCAGCGCCCGTGCGTCGTTGCGCTGCATCAGTTCCTTCATGCGTTTGCGCGGCACTGCGCACTGATACCAGGTCGCGTTGGCAAGGCCGGCCTCCACTGCGCCTTGCGCCTGATCACCGGTCAAACTGTAATCTCGACCACGGGATGGATCGAACGGGATTTGGGACATTGTTGTTGTTCTCCTGATCTCCAGCATCAACTGACAGTGTCAGGCGCAGACCTTTGAAGTGCGCGGCCCGGTTCACTGACGACAGCAAAAATATAGAGAGCGCAGGCAGGGCTCACAACGGCTGGAAAGTATTCTCTATCAAGCTATCATCCAGCGCTGACAGCCCTTGATAGTTTTCTATCAAAGGCTTTGCGGTCCTCTCCAGCGGTGTATGAATGCGCGTCTGGCATGTGTTCAACCGGTCAACCACAAGTGGTGCCTTGTTTATGAAACGCCATGAGTAAACCACCCGCTCTTTCGACAAAACGCCCGACCATTTCCACGGTGGCAAGGCAGGCGAAACTCAGCGTTGCAACCGTTGACCGGGTGCTGAACGCACGCGCCCCGGTTAATCCGGACACCGCGCAAAAGGTGTACGAGGCCGCTGAAGCGGTCGGTTATTTTGCCGCTCGCCTGATCTCGCAACGCATCAACGATAAGAAACCGGTCTGGCACTTCGGCTTTTTGCTGTTGGGCACGTCGCAGACGTTTTACAGCAGCCTGAGTCAGGCCATCGTCGATCAGGCCAGGCTCACGCGCAGTGCCCATATCACCTGCCACGTCGAGCTGATCCACGACCGCTCGCCGCAGTCCATTGCCACGCAGATTCATCAGCTGGCAGAACGGTGCCAGTGCCTGGCATTGGTGAGTTTCGAGCACCCGCTGATCCTCGACGCCATCGAGGCCGTGCGCTTGAAGGGCGTGCGCGTGGTGTCATTGCTCACTGACTTGCCTACTCGCGAGCCCGGGGCCTATGTGGGCGTCGATAACTACGAAGTCGGCCGCACCGCCGGTTGGCTGATCGCCCACGGGGCAAGAGCCACTAGCGGTTCAGTGGCGTTGATGCTGGGCGGGCACCGCTTTCTGGGGCATGAAAAGCGCGAGGCCGGCCTGCGCAGTTTTTTCGAAGAAAAAGCCCCGGGGTTTCGCGTTCTGCCCACAGTCATCACCATGGACAATGGCGCCGTCACCGAGGAAGCCACGCTTGAGCTGCTGGCACGGCATGCCGACCTGTGCGGCGTGTACCTCGCAGGTGGCGGCGTTGAAGGGGTGGTCAGCGCGCTGGCCGCGACACCTGATCGCCCGCACATGAGCGTGATTCTGCAAGAGTCGACGCAGGAAACCCGCCAGGCAATGCGCAAGGGATTGGTGACACTGGTCATCGACTCGCAGCCTGTGCTGCTCGCTCAGGCACTGATCGAGTTGATGCAGGCCCTGCCGACTGCCGACGCCATCGATCCGCAGCGGCACCGGGTGTTTGTGCCGATGCAGATCGTCACGCCGGAGAATTTTTGAAGCGTGTTAGCGGGACCGGGGCCGCTGCGCGCCCCATCGCGGCCTCGCCCAGGCCCGTCAGCGCCTACAGGGTGTTGCGGCGTTTGTTAGATTCGATTCGCCGCCCATCAAGGCCGGCGCTTTTCGCGCAACCGGGTCACGGCGTCGCTGAAGCGTTTCAAGGGCCATCGTGCCTGCAAGGCCTCGATCATCAACTGCTGACCCGTCTGCGGTGCCAGGCCGTTGAGCGGCGGGTCGGTGTCAAGGTTGGTGGGGAACGAGTAACCGTCTGCAGTCATCGCGACCACTGACTGCACACTCACTTCGTCCATTTCACCTCGCTCCAGAGACTGCACCAGCGCCGGATACACAGACAGCATCATCGCGTCGCGGTCGATGCTCTCCATCGGTTTGCCAAACGCCGAGGACATCTGCAACAGGTTGGCCATGCGGTGAAAATCCGTCGTCCGATTGCTACCCGCTGCGTGAAACAGTGCCGGGTTGAAAAACAGCAGGTCGCCCTTTTTCAACGGCAACTGCACCGCATGCTCACTGAAGTACTCGATAAAACGTGAATCCCGCCATGCCAGATAACCCAAGGCATATTGCTGTGAAAACGGCAGTAACAGCGTAGGCCCGCTCTCCAGCGGCATGTCGGTGTGCGCCACCGCCCCTTGCAGTGTCAGGTATTGGGACAGCACGTGCAGCGGCAACGGAAACCGCGCCGCCACCTCTTCAGTCTGAAACCCCAGGTGATAATCACGATGGGGCTGTTGCGCCTGACCGCCCGGCCGCACCACGTTCACCTGCGCCGTCGCCTGAAACGACGGCCCCAGCCAGCTTTCGGCGATCAGCCCGAGCAATGGATTGGCGTAGTACTCGATGAACGATTGCGGCGAGCGCTCGGCAGCTTTTTGCAGCGAGTTCCAGATCCGCCCATTGGCCCCGGCCTTGGCGAAATGGTCGGCCGCCGCGCCGTGTTTTGCCTCGTCCGCCAGAATCGCTTCAAACACCGCGCTGTGGCGGTCAACCACCGTGGTGTCGGGGTAAGCGCCCTGCACCACCAACACCCCCGGCCCCTGACTCAGCGAATGGTGCAGCTCGGCCAGCAGCGCCAGCCGGTTGTCAGTACTGGCCTGGCGCAGGGTTTGCGCGTGATAAATCACCACGCGGTTTTCGATCCGGGCGCTGTGAGGATAGTCCGCCGCATTGACCTGCTTGGCGCACAGCGCCGCAAACGCCTCGATATCGATATCCCGCGCGCTTGCGAACAGGTTCACTGCCCTGCTCCGTCCACTCCGCTCAGGCTGAGCGCTGCGTCAGGCCGAGGTGTCGAGCCATCGCCGCACCCCATCACGCCCTGCTCCATGTCGATCACTGATCCCGTCATCATCCCGGACTGGTCGGACAGCAAAAACGCCACGCTGTTAGCGACTTCCTGCGGCTTGAGCAAGCGCCCAAAAGGGGATTGAGCTTCGGCCCGTTCCAGCCAGGTGTCATCGGCTCCGTGGTAGTGCCGCTGGATCTCGTCTTCGTGAGGTGTGTCCATCCAGCCGATGTTCAGCCCGTTGACACGGATGCGGTTATGCAATGCGCTGAAAGCCACGTTTTTCGTCAGCACCGCCAGCGCGCCTTTGGAGGTGGCGTACGCCGACAGAAACGACTGCCCGCCGTGGCCGCTGACGCTGAGGATGCTGACGATCGAGCCTTCCACCTTAGTGGCGATCATCAGCTTGATGGTGTCCTGCATGAGGAAAAACGGCGCGCGGACGTTGACCGCGAAGATGCGATCGAACAGTTCGGGCGAGGTGTCGATGATGCTGCCGCGATCAGACATACCGGCGCAATTGACCAGCCCGTGAACCGTCCCGAAATGCTGTTTGGCGGCAGCCACCACCCGGCGGCAATCCTCGACGCTTTCCATGTCGGCTTCGACGAAGTGCACCTCGCAACCCAGTTCACTCAGTTGCCGTGCCTGCTGCTCGCCTTTGCCGCGGCTGCGACCACAGATAATCAAACCGGCGGCGCCACGCTGCGCGAGGGTCATGGCCACTGCAGCGCCCAGGCCCTGGGTGCTGCCTGTGACGATGTAATAGCGGCCTGTAAAGGATGACGAAAGATCGGTTGTCGCTGACATGCCTGTCTCCTGCTGTTCTTGTTTTTGGAATAGCGTTGGCTTGCACTCAATAGAATTTAAATTCCATCTGTACAAGAAACAGAACAGAGACTAGCCTGTCGCTTACCTCAGAGAGGCCCGAATCGACCTCAACAAGACCTCACACGCCCATAACAATAAATGGCCGGGGAAAACATGCTCGATCAAGCCCGTCGCTTTTCCATCAAGCAGATCGCCGCGCAAGCGGGCGTCAGTAAAGCCACCGTAGACCGGGTGCTGCACCAGCGCGGCAGCGTGCATTACCAGACCGACCGACGCATTCAGCAGGCCCTTCAGGAACTCGACGCGCAGGAGAAATCCGGGCCTGTAGTGGGTCGCACATTCCACATTGATGTCATCCTGCACACCCCTACCCGTTTCAGCGATGCCGTACAGACGGCCATCAACGCGCAGTTGGGCAGCCTTGCTCCGTTCCGCATCTTTGCGCGCTTCCATCTGTATCAAGAGATCGACACGCAGCGCATGCACGACCTGATTTTGCGTTGCGCTGAAAAAGGCTCCCAGGGATTGATCCTTAAGGCTGCCGATGAGCCGCAGATCAACGACGCCGTCAACCAAATCACCGCAGCGGGTATTCCGGTGGTGACGCTGGTGTCTGACCTGCCGCAAAGCGAGCGCGTCGGTTATGTCGGCATGGACAACCGCACCGCCGGCCAGACGGCGGCGTATCTGATGTCCCGGTGGCTGGATCAGGCGCCACAGGACGTGGCGGTGGTCATCAGCAGTGAGCTGTTTCGTGGCGAAGAAGAACGCGAGATGGGCTTTCGGGTTTGGTTGCGCAACCGCGCGCCGCACTTGCAGGTGGTCGATATCAGCGGTGGATACGGTGTGTATCGCCCGACGTTCGAGCGCGTCACTCAAGCGCTGGTTAACAACCCTTCTCTGCAGGCGGTGTACAGCGTGGGCGGCGGCAACCGCGCCATCGTCGACGCCTTTGCCGCCCAGCAGCGCCCGCTCTCAGCCTTCATCGGCCACGACCTCGATCAGGAAAACCGTCAATTGCTGGCCGAGGAAAAGATCGCCGCCATCATCGATCACAATCTGCAGGTCGATGCGCGCCACGCGTTTTTGCACATTTTGCAGTTTCACCGACTGTGGAAAGCCGATCCGATTCCGTCGTCCCAGGTACAGATCGTCACGCCGTTCAACCTGGCTCATTGAGAAATTTTGTAGTGCGTTATTGAATCGAAACAAACTTGATCTACCCCACAACAACAATCCCAGGAGATCCACCCATGCTTCGCATCGCAGTCCTCGGCGCAGGCCGTATCGCTAACATTCATGCCGCCAACGTGGCTGCCAATCCCGATGTGATCCTGTCGGTCATCGCCGACCCGTGGCGCGAAGGGGTCGATAAACTGGCGGCCAGACTGGGTTGCACCGCCGCTTACGATTGCGCGGCGGCCCTTGAGCGCGACGATGTCGACGCTGTTGTCATCGGCACCCCCACAGACACCCACATCGATTTGATGCTGCGCGCGGTCAAGCTGGGCAAGCCGGTGCTGTGTGAAAAACCGATTGACCTGGACTACGCCAAAGCCGTCCGGGCGGTGGAGGAAATCGAACGGCAGAACGGCAAGGTGATGTTGGGTTTCAACCGCCGTTTTGATCCCGACACGCTCGCCATGCGCAAGTCCATTGCCGCAGGCACCATCGGCGATGTGCGCCAGGTGGTGATCACCAGCCGCGACCCGGGGCTGGCGCCGGTTGAGTACCTGACGCACTCGGGCGGGATCTTCCGCGACATGACCATTCACGACTTCGACACCGCACGCACCCTGCTGGGCGAGGAACCGGTGGAAGTCATGGCCATCGCCAGTCGTCTGGTGGAGCCGGCTCTGGCGCAGATCGACGACTACGACAGCGTGATGGTCTTGCTGCGCACCGCGTCCG
The DNA window shown above is from Pseudomonas sp. BSw22131 and carries:
- a CDS encoding MocE family 2Fe-2S type ferredoxin; translation: MSDQWVEVCRVDDIDEEDVIRFDHQDKTYAVYRSADSDYFATDGLCTHEKIHLADGLVMDFIIECPKHNGRFDYRTGQAKGAPVCVNLRTYPVKIEAGKVLLDTSGASA
- a CDS encoding fatty acid desaturase family protein is translated as MSQIPFDPSRGRDYSLTGDQAQGAVEAGLANATWYQCAVPRKRMKELMQRNDARALRDTAIWLIGMIACGIGGYVFWGSVACAPFFFVYGLLYGTAANSRWHETGHGTAFKTRWMNDAVYQLACFMVMYEPQVWRWSHARHHTDTIIVGRDPEIVEPRPPRLGMMLLKLFSLPHVYGIFKALFLHAAGKINAEERTFIPESEWPKVYRTARIWLAINGLVIVSAVYFHTWLPLMFVLLPTLYGGWLSYIFGLTQHVGLAEDELDHRKNCRTIYMNPVFRFFYSDMNYHLEHHMFPMVPYYSLAQLHEEIKADCPPPYKSVIEAYREIIPALLKQRKDPTYFIKRPVKEPETPTTASAEPAQSVFG
- a CDS encoding LacI family DNA-binding transcriptional regulator, giving the protein MSKPPALSTKRPTISTVARQAKLSVATVDRVLNARAPVNPDTAQKVYEAAEAVGYFAARLISQRINDKKPVWHFGFLLLGTSQTFYSSLSQAIVDQARLTRSAHITCHVELIHDRSPQSIATQIHQLAERCQCLALVSFEHPLILDAIEAVRLKGVRVVSLLTDLPTREPGAYVGVDNYEVGRTAGWLIAHGARATSGSVALMLGGHRFLGHEKREAGLRSFFEEKAPGFRVLPTVITMDNGAVTEEATLELLARHADLCGVYLAGGGVEGVVSALAATPDRPHMSVILQESTQETRQAMRKGLVTLVIDSQPVLLAQALIELMQALPTADAIDPQRHRVFVPMQIVTPENF
- a CDS encoding phytanoyl-CoA dioxygenase family protein yields the protein MNLFASARDIDIEAFAALCAKQVNAADYPHSARIENRVVIYHAQTLRQASTDNRLALLAELHHSLSQGPGVLVVQGAYPDTTVVDRHSAVFEAILADEAKHGAAADHFAKAGANGRIWNSLQKAAERSPQSFIEYYANPLLGLIAESWLGPSFQATAQVNVVRPGGQAQQPHRDYHLGFQTEEVAARFPLPLHVLSQYLTLQGAVAHTDMPLESGPTLLLPFSQQYALGYLAWRDSRFIEYFSEHAVQLPLKKGDLLFFNPALFHAAGSNRTTDFHRMANLLQMSSAFGKPMESIDRDAMMLSVYPALVQSLERGEMDEVSVQSVVAMTADGYSFPTNLDTDPPLNGLAPQTGQQLMIEALQARWPLKRFSDAVTRLREKRRP
- a CDS encoding SDR family oxidoreductase — its product is MSATTDLSSSFTGRYYIVTGSTQGLGAAVAMTLAQRGAAGLIICGRSRGKGEQQARQLSELGCEVHFVEADMESVEDCRRVVAAAKQHFGTVHGLVNCAGMSDRGSIIDTSPELFDRIFAVNVRAPFFLMQDTIKLMIATKVEGSIVSILSVSGHGGQSFLSAYATSKGALAVLTKNVAFSALHNRIRVNGLNIGWMDTPHEDEIQRHYHGADDTWLERAEAQSPFGRLLKPQEVANSVAFLLSDQSGMMTGSVIDMEQGVMGCGDGSTPRPDAALSLSGVDGAGQ
- a CDS encoding LacI family DNA-binding transcriptional regulator, translated to MLDQARRFSIKQIAAQAGVSKATVDRVLHQRGSVHYQTDRRIQQALQELDAQEKSGPVVGRTFHIDVILHTPTRFSDAVQTAINAQLGSLAPFRIFARFHLYQEIDTQRMHDLILRCAEKGSQGLILKAADEPQINDAVNQITAAGIPVVTLVSDLPQSERVGYVGMDNRTAGQTAAYLMSRWLDQAPQDVAVVISSELFRGEEEREMGFRVWLRNRAPHLQVVDISGGYGVYRPTFERVTQALVNNPSLQAVYSVGGGNRAIVDAFAAQQRPLSAFIGHDLDQENRQLLAEEKIAAIIDHNLQVDARHAFLHILQFHRLWKADPIPSSQVQIVTPFNLAH
- the iolG gene encoding inositol 2-dehydrogenase, which produces MLRIAVLGAGRIANIHAANVAANPDVILSVIADPWREGVDKLAARLGCTAAYDCAAALERDDVDAVVIGTPTDTHIDLMLRAVKLGKPVLCEKPIDLDYAKAVRAVEEIERQNGKVMLGFNRRFDPDTLAMRKSIAAGTIGDVRQVVITSRDPGLAPVEYLTHSGGIFRDMTIHDFDTARTLLGEEPVEVMAIASRLVEPALAQIDDYDSVMVLLRTASGKQCHINCCREAVYGYDQRLEVFGSKGMLLNENHRPSTVRSWTATQTEIREPLMNFFLERYADSYRIELEHFIAAVVAGENLPSTARDGLKALHLANCAIESIKTGRAVAVQA